From Fusobacterium simiae, a single genomic window includes:
- the disA gene encoding DNA integrity scanning diadenylate cyclase DisA produces MTKQDLMDIIVKVAPGSPLREGVDYILDAGIGALIIIGYDDEVEKVRDGGFFINCDYTPERIFELSKMDGAIILNDDCSKILYANVHVQPNKSYATTESGTRHRTAERAAKHLKREVVAISERKKNVTLYKGNLKYKLKNLDELNIEVGQVLKTLESYRHVLNRSLDNLTILELDDLVTVLDVANTLQRFEMVRRISEEITRYLLELGSRGRLINMQVSELIWDLDEEEESFLKDYIDDGMTTDSVRRYLHSLSDSELLDLENIVVALGYSKSSSVFDNKIAAKGYRVLEKISKLTKKDIEKIVSTYSDISEIQEATDEDLSAIKISKFKIKALRAGINRLKFTIEMQR; encoded by the coding sequence ATGACTAAACAAGATTTAATGGATATAATAGTTAAAGTTGCACCTGGGAGTCCTTTGAGAGAAGGAGTAGATTATATTCTAGATGCAGGGATAGGAGCTTTAATAATAATAGGTTATGATGATGAAGTTGAAAAAGTTAGAGATGGTGGATTTTTTATTAATTGTGATTATACTCCTGAAAGAATTTTTGAATTATCTAAAATGGATGGAGCAATAATTTTAAATGACGATTGTTCAAAAATCTTGTATGCCAATGTCCATGTTCAACCTAATAAATCTTATGCTACAACAGAAAGTGGGACAAGACATAGAACAGCTGAAAGGGCAGCAAAACATTTAAAGAGAGAAGTTGTTGCAATATCTGAAAGAAAAAAGAATGTTACGCTATATAAAGGAAATTTAAAATATAAACTTAAAAATTTAGATGAATTGAATATAGAAGTTGGACAAGTTTTAAAAACTTTAGAAAGTTATAGACATGTTTTAAATCGTTCACTTGATAACTTAACAATTCTTGAATTAGATGACTTAGTAACAGTTCTTGATGTTGCTAATACACTACAAAGATTTGAAATGGTAAGAAGAATCAGTGAAGAAATAACTAGATATCTTTTAGAATTAGGTTCAAGAGGAAGATTAATAAACATGCAAGTTTCTGAACTTATTTGGGACTTAGATGAAGAAGAAGAAAGTTTCTTAAAAGACTATATTGATGATGGAATGACAACTGATAGTGTAAGAAGATATTTACATTCCCTATCTGATTCTGAGTTGTTAGACTTAGAAAATATAGTGGTTGCATTAGGATATAGCAAATCTTCAAGTGTCTTTGATAATAAAATAGCCGCAAAAGGTTACAGAGTTTTAGAAAAAATAAGTAAATTAACAAAAAAAGATATAGAAAAAATTGTAAGTACATATAGTGATATATCTGAAATTCAAGAGGCAACAGATGAAGACTTATCAGCTATAAAGATAAGTAAATTTAAAATTAAGGCTTTAAGAGCTGGAATTAATAGATT